One genomic window of Cupriavidus oxalaticus includes the following:
- a CDS encoding nitroreductase yields MSLEMKPGSQDAVACVDRAILTRRSVRAFLDTPVPRETVEDILAVASRAPSGTNTQPWRVYVLSGEAKAKLCADVLAAYEDPERDSKYLEEYPYYPREWANPYLARRRKVGWDLYGLLEISREDKARMHEQHARNFRFFDAPVGMIFTIDRIMEQGSWLDYGMFLQSIMVAARARALDTCPQAAFTQFHKIIASHLLLPPEEMVVCGMSLGFADPDAPENRMTTEREPVSGFARFLS; encoded by the coding sequence ATGTCCCTCGAGATGAAACCGGGTTCGCAGGACGCCGTGGCGTGCGTGGATCGTGCGATCCTGACACGGCGTTCGGTGCGGGCCTTTCTCGATACGCCCGTGCCGCGGGAGACCGTGGAAGACATTCTGGCCGTCGCCAGCCGCGCTCCCTCCGGCACCAATACGCAGCCATGGCGGGTCTATGTCCTGTCGGGAGAAGCCAAGGCAAAGTTGTGCGCCGATGTGCTTGCCGCTTACGAAGACCCCGAGCGCGACAGCAAGTACCTGGAGGAATACCCGTACTACCCCCGCGAATGGGCCAACCCCTACCTGGCGCGACGGCGCAAGGTGGGCTGGGACCTGTACGGCCTGCTTGAGATCAGCCGCGAGGACAAGGCGCGCATGCATGAGCAGCACGCGCGCAACTTCCGTTTCTTCGATGCGCCGGTGGGGATGATCTTTACCATCGACCGCATCATGGAGCAGGGCAGCTGGCTCGACTACGGCATGTTCCTGCAAAGCATCATGGTTGCCGCGCGGGCGCGCGCGCTGGATACCTGCCCGCAGGCGGCGTTCACGCAGTTCCACAAGATCATTGCCAGCCACTTGCTGCTGCCGCCGGAGGAAATGGTGGTGTGCGGCATGTCGCTGGGATTTGCCGATCCGGACGCGCCGGAAAATCGCATGACCACCGAACGGGAACCGGTAAGCGGGTTTGCGCGTTTCCTCTCATAG
- the phaP1 gene encoding TIGR01841 family phasin PhaP1, whose amino-acid sequence MILTPEQVAAAQKANLETLFGLTTKAFEGVEKLVELNLQVVKTTFAENVENAKKALSAKDAQELLALQAAAVQPVAEKTLAYTRHLYEIASETQSEFTKVAEAQLAEGSKNVQALVENFAKNAPAGSESTVAIVKSAISAANNAYESVQKATKQAVEIAETNFQAAASAATKAAQQASATARTATAKKATVA is encoded by the coding sequence ATGATCCTGACCCCGGAACAAGTCGCAGCAGCGCAAAAAGCAAACCTGGAAACGCTGTTCGGCCTGACTACCAAGGCATTTGAAGGCGTCGAAAAGCTTGTCGAACTGAACCTGCAGGTCGTGAAGACCACGTTCGCCGAAAACGTGGAAAACGCCAAGAAGGCGCTGTCGGCCAAGGACGCACAGGAACTGCTGGCCCTGCAGGCCGCAGCCGTGCAACCGGTCGCCGAGAAGACCCTGGCTTACACCCGTCACCTGTACGAAATCGCTTCGGAAACCCAGAGCGAGTTCACCAAGGTGGCCGAGGCCCAACTGGCCGAAGGCTCGAAGAACGTGCAGGCGCTGGTCGAGAACTTCGCCAAGAACGCCCCGGCCGGTTCGGAATCGACCGTGGCCATCGTGAAGTCGGCGATCTCGGCTGCTAACAACGCCTACGAGTCGGTGCAGAAGGCGACCAAGCAAGCCGTGGAAATCGCTGAAACCAACTTCCAGGCCGCTGCTTCCGCCGCCACCAAGGCTGCCCAGCAAGCCAGCGCCACGGCCCGTACGGCCACGGCGAAGAAGGCTACGGTTGCCTGA
- the pbpG gene encoding D-alanyl-D-alanine endopeptidase, with the protein MSAKSRTSKVAKSEAGSGRKVIVLKNGKRQVVAAHRAAPVRAVFTPAKPSLGEAMGLRDTDDALALRSSVALVMDQGSNEVLFQKNASAVLPIASITKLMTALVVMDARLPMDEVLTITEEDRDTEKHSSSRLRFGTQLTRQELLLLALMSSENRAASALGRHYPGGLPSFVQAMNRKARELGMNDSHFVDSSGLSSSNVSSAMDLVRMVNAAYRNPTIREFSTQTEHEVNVLGRTQHYVSTNRLVRGGNWEIGLQKTGFISEAGQCLVMQARVQGRNVVMVFLDSAGKLSRFADANRVKDWLEHAPSQHPQGFPSSPNLTQRPGGAHAILASQQGRGI; encoded by the coding sequence GTGAGCGCGAAGTCGCGCACCAGCAAGGTTGCCAAGAGCGAAGCCGGTTCCGGCCGCAAGGTGATCGTGCTGAAAAACGGCAAGCGCCAGGTCGTGGCCGCGCATCGCGCGGCGCCGGTGCGCGCCGTGTTCACGCCCGCCAAGCCATCGCTGGGCGAGGCGATGGGGCTGCGCGACACCGACGACGCGCTCGCGCTGCGCTCCAGCGTGGCGCTGGTGATGGACCAGGGCTCCAACGAGGTGCTGTTCCAGAAGAACGCCTCGGCGGTGCTGCCGATCGCCTCGATCACCAAGCTGATGACCGCGCTGGTGGTCATGGACGCGCGCCTGCCGATGGATGAAGTGCTGACCATCACCGAGGAAGACCGCGACACCGAAAAGCACAGCAGCTCGCGCCTGCGCTTTGGTACGCAGCTGACCCGCCAGGAACTGCTGCTGCTGGCGCTGATGTCGTCCGAGAACCGTGCCGCTTCGGCGCTGGGCCGCCACTATCCGGGCGGGCTGCCGTCTTTCGTGCAGGCCATGAACCGCAAGGCGCGCGAGCTGGGCATGAACGACAGCCACTTTGTCGACTCGAGCGGCCTGTCGAGCAGTAATGTGTCGAGCGCGATGGACCTGGTGCGCATGGTCAACGCCGCGTACCGCAACCCGACCATCCGCGAGTTCTCGACCCAGACCGAGCATGAGGTCAACGTGCTGGGCCGCACGCAGCACTATGTCAGCACCAACCGCCTGGTGCGCGGCGGCAACTGGGAGATCGGCCTGCAGAAGACCGGCTTTATCTCCGAGGCAGGCCAGTGCCTGGTGATGCAGGCACGCGTGCAGGGCCGCAATGTGGTGATGGTGTTCCTGGATTCGGCGGGCAAGCTGTCGCGCTTTGCCGATGCCAACCGTGTCAAGGACTGGCTGGAGCATGCGCCGTCGCAGCACCCGCAGGGCTTTCCCTCTTCCCCTAACTTGACGCAGCGTCCGGGCGGCGCGCACGCGATCCTGGCTTCGCAGCAGGGGCGTGGTATCTGA
- a CDS encoding FadR/GntR family transcriptional regulator: protein MRTRAVTLTEQVTRQLRADIESGAYPVGTRLPTGKQLSEQYGVSAAVIREVTEHLRSQGFVETRQGVGCTVRSRTGAAGFQLPREPDIDAAGLADLYDLRIDLEGAAAALAAVRRTDDDVAALAALLERLHAHLHDGQPATDIDAAFHIGIAAATHNPYYRQLLQYLNLQLHQAVATARANTLRQPGLAEGVQAEHEAIVDAIRRGDPDAARTAAVTHLRNAARRLGLTLRARAASPSPAEP, encoded by the coding sequence ATGCGAACCCGTGCCGTCACCCTCACCGAACAGGTCACCCGCCAGTTGCGCGCCGATATCGAAAGCGGCGCGTACCCGGTCGGCACCCGGCTGCCGACCGGCAAACAGCTCTCGGAGCAATATGGCGTCAGCGCCGCGGTGATCCGCGAAGTCACCGAGCACCTGCGCTCGCAGGGCTTTGTCGAGACGCGCCAGGGCGTGGGCTGCACGGTGCGCTCGCGGACCGGCGCGGCGGGGTTCCAGCTGCCGCGCGAGCCCGATATCGACGCCGCCGGCCTGGCTGACCTGTACGACCTGCGCATCGACCTGGAAGGCGCCGCGGCCGCGCTCGCGGCCGTGCGCCGCACCGATGACGACGTCGCCGCGCTGGCTGCGCTGCTCGAGCGGCTGCATGCCCACCTCCACGACGGGCAGCCGGCAACCGATATCGACGCGGCCTTCCATATCGGCATCGCCGCGGCGACGCATAACCCGTATTACCGCCAGTTGCTGCAGTACCTGAACCTGCAACTGCACCAGGCAGTCGCCACCGCGCGCGCCAATACGCTGCGCCAGCCCGGGCTGGCCGAAGGCGTGCAGGCCGAACATGAAGCCATCGTCGACGCGATCCGCCGCGGCGACCCCGACGCAGCCCGGACCGCCGCGGTCACCCACCTGCGGAACGCGGCGCGGCGTCTTGGCCTGACGCTGCGCGCGCGCGCCGCCAGCCCTTCCCCCGCGGAGCCCTGA
- a CDS encoding DMT family transporter, with translation MSAAAEPGRAVGAGTRQTAWVAAMPWLFVLIWSTGFIVAKYGMPYAEPMTFLFLRFAGVLVLMVPFVLLAGVPLPRAAGSTHTDWRVVGHLAVAGLLLQGGYLGGVWAAIKLGMPAGVSALIAGMQPILTALIAARLGERISGRQWLGLLLGIAGVALVVGNKLGTSALTPASLALAVGALLSITVGTVYQKHFCPVFDLRMGSVIQFGAAALACLPFMFLFETRGVQWTAAMIGALAWSVVALSIGAISLLFVLLRQGAATRVSSLMYLTPPTTAVMAWLLFGERFPPLAAAGMVLAASGVALVIRR, from the coding sequence ATGAGCGCCGCGGCAGAACCCGGCCGCGCGGTGGGCGCGGGCACCCGCCAGACGGCATGGGTGGCGGCGATGCCGTGGCTGTTCGTGCTGATCTGGAGCACCGGCTTCATCGTTGCCAAGTACGGCATGCCGTATGCGGAACCGATGACATTCCTGTTCCTGCGCTTTGCCGGCGTGCTGGTGCTGATGGTGCCGTTCGTGCTGCTGGCCGGCGTGCCGTTGCCGCGCGCGGCCGGCTCGACACATACCGACTGGCGCGTGGTCGGCCATCTTGCCGTGGCGGGCTTGCTGCTGCAGGGCGGCTACCTTGGTGGCGTGTGGGCGGCGATCAAGCTCGGCATGCCGGCCGGCGTGTCGGCGCTGATCGCGGGCATGCAGCCGATCCTGACCGCGCTGATCGCCGCGCGGCTGGGCGAGCGCATCAGCGGGCGCCAGTGGCTGGGCCTGCTCCTGGGCATCGCCGGCGTGGCACTGGTGGTGGGCAACAAGCTCGGCACCAGCGCGCTGACGCCGGCAAGCCTGGCGCTGGCGGTCGGCGCGCTGCTCAGCATTACCGTCGGCACGGTCTACCAGAAGCACTTCTGCCCGGTGTTCGACCTGCGCATGGGATCCGTGATCCAGTTCGGCGCCGCCGCGCTCGCCTGCCTGCCGTTCATGTTCCTGTTCGAGACCCGCGGCGTGCAATGGACCGCCGCCATGATCGGCGCGCTGGCGTGGTCGGTGGTGGCGTTGTCCATCGGCGCCATCTCGCTGCTGTTCGTGCTGCTCCGCCAGGGCGCGGCAACCAGGGTGTCGAGCCTGATGTACTTGACGCCGCCAACCACTGCCGTGATGGCCTGGCTGCTCTTCGGCGAACGCTTCCCGCCGCTGGCCGCCGCGGGCATGGTGCTTGCTGCGTCAGGGGTGGCACTGGTCATCCGCAGGTAG
- a CDS encoding acyl-CoA thioesterase, producing MKPQADPRSAYPYFQPITTRWMDNDVYGHVNNVVYYSYFDTVVNTYLIRQGALDLESGKTIGLVIETQCNYFSSLSFPETVVAGLRVARLGTSSVRYEVGLFSGDNEVAAAQGHFIHVYVDRATRRPVPLPAPLREALLPLAVAGAQG from the coding sequence ATGAAGCCACAAGCCGACCCGCGCAGTGCCTATCCGTACTTCCAGCCGATCACGACACGTTGGATGGATAACGATGTCTATGGCCACGTTAACAACGTTGTCTACTACAGTTATTTTGACACCGTGGTGAATACCTACCTGATCCGGCAGGGTGCGCTCGATCTCGAGTCGGGCAAGACAATCGGGCTGGTGATCGAGACGCAGTGCAACTACTTCTCGTCGCTCAGCTTCCCGGAGACCGTGGTCGCAGGCTTGCGCGTCGCCAGGCTCGGCACGTCGAGCGTGCGCTATGAGGTCGGCCTGTTCAGCGGCGACAACGAGGTTGCCGCCGCGCAGGGGCATTTCATCCACGTCTATGTCGATCGCGCCACGCGCCGGCCGGTACCGCTGCCGGCGCCGCTGCGCGAGGCGCTGCTGCCGCTGGCGGTCGCAGGCGCGCAAGGGTGA
- a CDS encoding LutB/LldF family L-lactate oxidation iron-sulfur protein gives MQVHSMEFKARAGQKLADQRLQQNLKKLSTKFVTARADAIRDIDFDATREALKERRNRALENLDVWLATFEQNATSRGATVLFAETTADAARLVAEIAQKHGVKKVIKSKSMVTEEMSLNQVLGEMGVQSIETDLGEYILQINDSEPPSHIIAPVVHKDKDEIADLFARVHHKPRLTDIPEMTREAREVLRPEFLSADMGVTGGNFIIAETGSVAVVTNEGNEGMCTVMPRVHVAVTGIEKVLPTLEDLATVMRLLPRSATGQAISNYFSLLTGPRAEGERDGPEHMYFVLVDGGRSGLIGGDFQEMLRCIRCGACMNHCPVYQKIGGHAYGWVYPGPMGSVLTPSYVGLANAVDLPQAATMCGECNRVCPASIPLSDLLRKLREKQMERGLRPWQERFALKAWGYVAKRPDLYAFATRIGAWWLGRMGGGNKLITSLPMAGKGWTETRDMPAPSGRTFRELYKERRARS, from the coding sequence ATGCAAGTCCACAGTATGGAATTCAAGGCGCGCGCCGGCCAGAAGCTGGCCGACCAGCGCCTGCAGCAGAACCTGAAGAAGCTCTCGACCAAGTTCGTCACGGCACGCGCCGATGCCATCCGCGACATCGACTTCGACGCCACGCGCGAGGCGCTGAAGGAGCGCCGCAACCGCGCGCTCGAAAACCTCGATGTCTGGCTGGCGACGTTCGAGCAGAACGCCACCAGCCGCGGCGCCACGGTCCTGTTCGCCGAGACCACCGCCGACGCCGCGCGCCTGGTCGCCGAGATCGCGCAGAAGCACGGCGTGAAGAAGGTCATCAAGAGCAAGTCGATGGTGACCGAGGAAATGAGCCTGAACCAGGTGCTGGGCGAGATGGGTGTGCAGAGCATCGAGACCGACCTCGGCGAGTACATCCTGCAGATCAACGACTCGGAGCCGCCATCGCACATCATTGCGCCGGTGGTGCACAAGGACAAGGACGAGATCGCCGACCTGTTCGCCAGGGTTCACCACAAGCCGCGGCTGACCGATATCCCGGAGATGACCCGCGAGGCGCGCGAGGTGCTGCGCCCGGAATTCCTGTCGGCCGACATGGGCGTGACCGGAGGCAACTTCATCATCGCCGAGACCGGGTCGGTCGCGGTGGTTACCAATGAAGGCAACGAAGGCATGTGCACGGTGATGCCGCGCGTGCACGTGGCCGTGACCGGCATCGAGAAGGTGTTGCCGACGCTGGAAGACCTGGCCACGGTCATGCGCCTGCTGCCGCGTTCGGCCACTGGCCAGGCGATCTCCAACTACTTCTCGCTGCTGACCGGCCCGCGCGCCGAAGGCGAGCGCGATGGCCCCGAGCATATGTACTTCGTGCTGGTCGACGGCGGCCGCTCGGGGCTGATCGGCGGCGATTTCCAGGAGATGCTGCGCTGCATCCGCTGCGGCGCCTGCATGAACCATTGCCCGGTCTACCAGAAGATCGGCGGCCATGCCTATGGCTGGGTCTATCCGGGGCCAATGGGCAGCGTGCTGACGCCCAGCTACGTAGGCCTGGCGAATGCGGTGGACCTGCCGCAGGCGGCGACCATGTGCGGCGAATGCAATCGGGTCTGTCCGGCTTCGATCCCGCTGTCGGACCTGTTGCGCAAGCTGCGCGAGAAGCAGATGGAACGCGGCCTGCGACCGTGGCAGGAGCGCTTTGCGCTGAAGGCCTGGGGCTACGTGGCCAAGCGGCCCGACCTGTATGCCTTTGCCACGCGCATCGGTGCCTGGTGGCTGGGCCGCATGGGCGGCGGCAACAAGCTGATCACCAGCCTGCCGATGGCCGGCAAGGGCTGGACCGAAACCCGCGACATGCCGGCCCCGTCGGGCCGCACGTTCCGCGAACTCTACAAGGAAAGGAGGGCGCGTTCATGA
- a CDS encoding FAD-binding oxidoreductase, with protein sequence MQTAHFAQRLAEALGPDTVLTNPDDIAPWLSDWRGIYRGQAQAVVRPRSVEQVSRALALCQQAAVPVVPRGGNTGLCGGATPDGQAGNVVLSLDRMNAVRSLDTIANTMVAEAGCILGNLRRAAQEANRLLPLSLAAEDSCQIGGNLATNAGGVNVVRYGMARELVLGVEAVLPNGEVFNGLRTLRKDNTGYDLKQLLIGSEGTLGVITAAALRLFPRTDARSVVLAAVASPAQSLELYELLFAQCGARLQAFEFFTGDCLDLVLTHAEGVQEPFAQRYPAYVLVELADTTDEDALNALLERVIGEALERELCLDAAVSASLAQLQALWKLREEISEAQRADGPHLKHDVSLPIEQIPAFMASMASRLRALDPAIRPFVFGHFGDGNLHYNLSRPAGAPKDWAAAQGETVTDAVLDEVMRYGGSISAEHGIGQLKRHAFLAVKDPLELRLMREIKAVFDPAGIMNPGKLL encoded by the coding sequence ATGCAAACCGCTCATTTCGCCCAACGCCTCGCCGAAGCGCTCGGCCCCGACACTGTCCTGACCAACCCCGACGACATCGCTCCGTGGCTGTCTGACTGGCGCGGCATCTATCGTGGGCAGGCGCAGGCAGTGGTGCGGCCGCGCAGCGTGGAACAGGTCTCGCGCGCGCTGGCGCTGTGCCAGCAGGCGGCGGTGCCGGTGGTGCCGCGCGGCGGCAATACCGGCCTGTGCGGCGGTGCTACGCCTGACGGTCAGGCGGGCAACGTGGTGCTGAGCCTGGACCGCATGAATGCGGTGCGCTCGCTCGACACCATCGCCAACACCATGGTGGCCGAGGCCGGCTGCATCCTCGGCAACCTGCGCCGCGCCGCGCAGGAGGCCAACCGGCTGTTGCCGCTTTCGCTGGCGGCCGAGGATTCGTGCCAGATCGGCGGCAACCTGGCCACCAATGCCGGCGGCGTCAACGTGGTGCGCTATGGCATGGCGCGCGAGCTGGTGCTGGGCGTCGAAGCCGTGCTGCCCAACGGCGAGGTGTTCAACGGCTTGCGCACGCTGCGCAAGGACAATACCGGCTATGACCTGAAGCAGCTGCTGATCGGTTCGGAAGGCACGCTGGGCGTGATAACGGCGGCGGCGTTGCGGCTGTTCCCACGCACCGATGCGCGCAGCGTGGTGCTGGCGGCAGTAGCCTCGCCAGCGCAATCGCTGGAGCTGTATGAGCTGCTGTTCGCGCAGTGCGGCGCGCGCCTGCAGGCATTCGAGTTCTTTACCGGAGACTGCCTCGACCTGGTGCTGACGCACGCGGAAGGCGTGCAGGAACCGTTCGCGCAGCGCTATCCCGCCTATGTGCTGGTCGAACTGGCAGACACCACGGATGAGGATGCGCTCAACGCGCTGCTGGAGCGCGTGATCGGCGAAGCGCTGGAGCGCGAACTCTGTCTCGACGCGGCGGTCTCGGCATCGCTGGCACAGCTGCAGGCGCTGTGGAAACTGCGCGAGGAAATCTCCGAGGCACAGCGCGCCGATGGTCCGCACCTGAAGCACGACGTGTCGCTGCCGATCGAACAGATCCCGGCGTTCATGGCGTCAATGGCAAGCCGGCTGCGCGCGCTCGACCCGGCGATCCGGCCCTTTGTCTTTGGCCACTTCGGCGATGGCAATCTGCACTACAACCTGTCGCGCCCGGCAGGCGCCCCCAAGGACTGGGCAGCGGCCCAGGGCGAGACTGTGACTGACGCGGTGCTGGATGAAGTAATGCGCTACGGCGGCAGCATCAGCGCCGAGCACGGCATCGGCCAGCTCAAGCGCCATGCCTTCCTGGCGGTCAAGGATCCGCTGGAATTGCGGCTGATGCGAGAGATCAAGGCGGTATTTGATCCGGCCGGGATCATGAACCCGGGCAAGCTGCTCTGA
- a CDS encoding (Fe-S)-binding protein, with protein sequence MRVGLFATCLVDLMRPEIGFSVLKLLEAAGYEVMVPEAQTCCGQPAYNSGERPVSRDLAEKFLREFEMFDYIVVPSGSCGGMIRHHYGDLLRDDPELNGRYERLRERVYELTEFLVNVARVETLPSGFAGHITYHDSCSGLRELGVKQQPRELLSRLPGVQLTEMKDCEACCGFGGTFSVKYGNISTAIVDEKCANIKASGADAVVLGDLGCILNIEGRLRRTGDSQTRVLHIAQVLAGDA encoded by the coding sequence ATGCGAGTCGGTCTGTTCGCCACCTGCCTGGTGGACCTGATGCGTCCGGAGATCGGATTTTCGGTGCTGAAGCTGCTGGAAGCCGCGGGCTACGAGGTCATGGTGCCCGAGGCGCAGACCTGCTGCGGCCAGCCGGCATACAACTCGGGCGAGCGCCCGGTGTCGCGGGATCTCGCCGAGAAATTCCTGCGCGAGTTCGAGATGTTCGACTACATCGTGGTCCCGTCGGGAAGCTGCGGCGGCATGATCCGCCACCACTACGGTGACCTGCTGCGCGACGATCCGGAGCTGAACGGCCGCTATGAACGCCTGCGCGAACGGGTGTACGAGCTGACCGAGTTCCTGGTCAACGTTGCGCGCGTCGAGACGCTGCCGTCCGGTTTTGCCGGCCATATCACTTACCACGATTCCTGTTCCGGCCTGCGCGAGCTGGGCGTCAAGCAACAGCCGCGCGAACTGCTGTCGCGCCTGCCCGGCGTCCAGCTCACCGAGATGAAGGACTGCGAAGCCTGCTGCGGCTTCGGCGGCACGTTCTCGGTCAAGTACGGCAATATCTCGACGGCCATCGTCGACGAGAAATGCGCCAACATCAAGGCCAGCGGCGCCGATGCGGTGGTGCTGGGCGACCTGGGCTGCATCCTCAATATCGAAGGCCGGCTGCGCCGCACCGGCGACAGCCAGACCCGCGTGCTGCATATCGCCCAGGTGCTGGCCGGCGACGCCTGA
- a CDS encoding IclR family transcriptional regulator, producing MSEADKSPGKTSIQVIERMMTLLDALAQHADPVSLKELSLATGLHPSTAHRILNDMVACRFVDRSDPGSYRLGMRLLELGNLVKARLSVRDAALAPMRALHRVTGQTVNLSVRQGDEIVYIERAYSERSGMQVVRAIGGRAPLHLTSVGKLFLAADESARVRNYATRTGLAGHTRTSITDLTKLERELNWVRTNGYARDNEELELGVRCIAAGIYDDSRRLVAGLSLSAPADRLQDSWLQNLKETALQISRGMGYVSEAAA from the coding sequence ATGTCCGAAGCAGACAAGTCACCCGGCAAGACGTCCATCCAGGTCATCGAGCGCATGATGACCCTGCTGGACGCCCTCGCCCAGCACGCCGACCCGGTCAGCCTGAAAGAGCTGTCGCTGGCCACGGGCCTGCATCCTTCCACCGCGCACCGCATCCTTAACGACATGGTGGCCTGCCGTTTCGTCGATCGTTCCGATCCGGGCAGCTACCGTCTTGGCATGCGCCTGCTGGAACTGGGCAACCTGGTCAAGGCTCGACTGTCGGTGCGCGACGCTGCGCTGGCGCCGATGCGCGCGCTGCACCGCGTGACCGGGCAGACGGTCAACCTGTCGGTACGCCAGGGCGACGAGATCGTGTATATCGAGCGCGCCTACAGCGAGCGCTCCGGCATGCAGGTGGTGCGCGCCATCGGCGGCCGCGCGCCGCTGCACCTGACCTCGGTCGGCAAGCTGTTCCTGGCCGCCGACGAGTCGGCGCGCGTGCGCAACTACGCCACCCGCACCGGCCTGGCCGGGCATACCCGGACCTCGATCACGGACCTGACCAAGCTGGAGCGGGAGTTGAACTGGGTCCGCACCAATGGCTACGCCCGCGACAATGAAGAACTGGAACTGGGCGTGCGCTGCATTGCCGCCGGCATCTACGACGACTCGCGCCGGCTGGTGGCGGGCCTGTCGCTGTCGGCCCCGGCTGACCGGCTCCAGGACAGCTGGCTGCAGAACCTGAAGGAAACCGCGCTGCAGATCTCGCGCGGCATGGGCTACGTGTCCGAAGCCGCGGCCTGA
- a CDS encoding histone deacetylase family protein: MLAFYADHFVLPLPPGHRFPMRKYSMLRDTVATQIPGLRLAEAPRAGDDALLLAHTPEYVQAASAGTLDAARQREIGFPWSEAMVERSRRSAGATIEACRAALREGVAVNLAGGTHHAYADKGGGFCVFNDAAIAARVLQRDGDVRRVAVVDLDVHQGNGTASILQGDPTVFTLSLHGEKNYPFRKEASDLDVGLPDGCDDDGYASALQAALDTLFSRFAPDLLIYLAGADPHEGDRLGRLKLSFAGLARRDQLVFDAAMARGLPVAVAMAGGYGNQIEDTVAVHVQTVRLAAQYHARHGTLVGVS, translated from the coding sequence ATGCTCGCCTTCTACGCCGACCATTTCGTGTTGCCGCTGCCGCCGGGACATCGTTTCCCGATGCGCAAGTACAGCATGCTGCGCGACACGGTCGCAACCCAGATTCCTGGCCTGCGCCTGGCCGAGGCGCCGCGCGCCGGCGACGATGCCCTGCTGCTGGCGCATACGCCGGAATACGTACAGGCCGCTTCCGCCGGCACGCTGGATGCCGCCCGCCAGCGCGAAATCGGCTTCCCGTGGTCCGAAGCCATGGTCGAGCGCTCGCGGCGCTCTGCCGGTGCCACCATCGAGGCGTGCCGGGCGGCCTTGCGCGAAGGCGTTGCCGTGAACCTCGCGGGCGGTACGCATCACGCGTATGCCGACAAGGGAGGCGGCTTCTGCGTGTTCAACGACGCTGCCATTGCGGCGCGCGTGCTACAGCGCGACGGCGACGTGCGCCGCGTGGCGGTGGTCGATCTCGACGTGCACCAGGGCAACGGCACGGCGTCGATCCTGCAAGGCGACCCCACCGTGTTCACGCTGTCGCTGCACGGCGAGAAAAACTACCCGTTCCGCAAGGAAGCCAGCGACCTCGACGTCGGCCTGCCGGACGGCTGCGACGACGATGGCTATGCCAGTGCGCTGCAGGCGGCACTGGATACGCTGTTCAGCCGCTTCGCGCCCGACCTGCTGATCTACCTGGCCGGCGCCGATCCGCACGAGGGCGATCGGCTCGGGCGGCTCAAACTGAGCTTCGCCGGCCTGGCGCGGCGTGACCAACTGGTATTCGACGCCGCCATGGCGCGCGGACTGCCGGTGGCGGTGGCGATGGCCGGTGGCTACGGCAACCAGATCGAAGACACGGTCGCGGTCCACGTGCAGACCGTGCGCCTGGCCGCGCAATACCATGCCCGCCACGGCACGCTGGTGGGGGTGTCATGA